A stretch of DNA from Plectropomus leopardus isolate mb unplaced genomic scaffold, YSFRI_Pleo_2.0 unplaced_scaffold18578, whole genome shotgun sequence:
actggaccaattttaaaaattgccgTCTCCATTAGttacttagacacaaaaacatgggaaaattgagtccaagaaaaatacaaaagttacTATTAAAGACAGTTGAAAAGCTTAAATAAGCAGATTCAATACTTCATGGAATAATTCAGATTCAGTTAAAAGCTTTTGTTCTCCTGTttaatttattcacattttcaggTCTTTATATAACGTGCGTGTCTGTGTTTACAGGTCGTTCTTACAGCGTGTTCTCTCAGCGTATGTTGAATCAGTGTCTGGAGTCACTAGTGCAGAAAATCCAGAGTGGAGTGGTGATAAACTTTGAGAAAACTGGGCCTGACCCGCCTCCTTTAGAGGGTAAGAGACACTTCCCCGTGTCTAAACCACATTTTATTCCTGTCTCCATTTCTAAAAGACCTTTTGACAACTGCTGCACTGCATCTGTTTGATTAGTAGAAAATCTCTTCACTCTCTCCCActcactgtgttttctttttatcctcTGAGCTTTTCTTTACTGGTGGATGTCACAGTTGAAACCTTCATATTTTAACTGCCCACACACTGTTACAGCTCACCCAAATCATCCTGTTGTGTTTCGTACCTCACAAACACCTTCTTCTCTTTAACcgcttgtggttgttttttcctgaGATGTCAGCTTCCTGTTGCTGTCTGTGTCGGTTCAGATGCTCCGGTTGAGGCGGTGAAGTCTGGCCCACAGGCTTGGCACTGTTGTCACAAGCTGATCTACGTACGACCCAACCCGAAAACTGGTGTCCCCATCGGTCACTGGCCCATCC
This window harbors:
- the LOC121965094 gene encoding integrator complex subunit 6-B-like, whose protein sequence is RSYSVFSQRMLNQCLESLVQKIQSGVVINFEKTGPDPPPLEDAPVEAVKSGPQAWHCCHKLIYVRPNPKTGVPIGHWPIPEAFWPDQNSPTL